The window ATGCAATTTGTCGAGCAGCTCAAAAATGCTTGCTCTGAAAAAGAATAAGTTCTATCAAAACCGCTTCATGCGAAAACTAGATTTGAAACTGAGAGCTAAGAATGAACAGTTTCCAGGCCTTTTAGAAATTAAACCCTGGAAAGATTTTAATAGCTTTCATGAATTTGATACACATTATAGTGCAAAAATATTCGGCTTTAAGGATGCCCAAGATTTTTATGATAACGTTCAATGCTATCCATATTTAAAGGATATTAATATTCCAACTTTAATCTTAAATGCACTAAATGATCCTATGCTAACAGGAGATTGCTATCCTAAAAATATAGCAGAACAAAATCAAAATATTTCTCTGGAGTTGACAAAATATGGTGGTCATGTTGGTTTTCTACAGAAGAAATCGCCATACACTTATGCAGAAGAACGAGCATTTGAATTTTTCAATAAAAAGGTAAGCTAATGAATGAACTAGTTTTTCAAAGATTAGAGAATTTTTTAAATGATTTTCATTATGAAAAACTGAACGGATTTGATTTATTTCAACAAGAATCAAAAGGTATTAAAAAGTGTGTTATTGTAAACTGCACTCCTTATAATGATGGTTTTATGTTGGAACTACAATTGGGTATTATTATTAAACAGATAGAGCAGTATATTTTATCTTTTAATAATCAATCATCTGAGAAGCTAACTTTAACTTATTGGGAAAGTCTTTATAATGTCGGTGAATTAGGTACAAAAAGGCACTTTATACAAAATTTCGTAGAGTTAGATAAAGTGCTGCATGAGCTAGAAAATGCTTTAATTAAAAGTGGATTTTCATGGCTTGATAACTATTCTAATCTCAATCAAATATCAAATTATTTAAAAGATATTATTTTTAGAAGTATACAAAAGCCTATTAACTTTCTTAAAATTTGCCAAAGAAGCTATTTGTTGAGATTGATGCTAAAGGAAAAACTCTGCGATTCTGATTTTTATGAATACTATGAAAATATGCAATCAAGAAGATTGCCTGATCATCAATTGGAAGAATTTTTAAGTTTTAAGAACTATATCGACAATAATTATAATTCCATTTCAGAGGACATTAATTAGAATCAAATAATTTTTGACATTCTTCTTCAAGAACTCCTCCTGAAATAATAGGGGCATACCAAGCTTCAGCAGCAACCGCTTTAGATCGTATATTAATTTGCTTTCCATAATTCGCAGCAGTTGGAATATCACATCCGTAAATCACTTCACCAATTCCAGCCCAAATTATCGCTGACATACACATAGGGCAAGGCTCCACAGTAGTAATTAAGGTTAATTCTTCTGCTCTGTCATAATCTAATTGTTTCATTTTTTGAATAGCATTGATTTCTGCATGCGCAACTGCTCCATCGTGAATAGTAGTATTATAAGCACTCACGTGCTGTCCTTCAGGATCAACTATAATAGCTCCATATGGAGTTTTACTTTCTTTAGCGAGATCAATTGCCATTTTCATCCAAAATTCAATATCCATAGTATTTGTTTCTGTTGTATGACTTTAATTACAGTATTCTAATAAGTTTTGCTTAAATTCAATTTTCAAAATATTAACATATGAAAAACCTAAAAATAACAGCAAATCTTTTACTTATTAACTTAGTGCTTATTGCATTTACATCCTGCCAGAAGAATCAAAAAGAGGAGGAAAATGTTTTGGCTTCTATTAACAATGAAGTTAAGCAAAATAGTAAAGCATATTCTAATCTTCAGACTATTACTTCTGAAATTGGTCATAGATTGACGGGTTCAGAAAATGGTAAAGAAGCAGAGCAATATACCTATGATCTATTGAAATCATATGGATATGATCAAGTTGAATTCCATGAATTTGAAGTGGAAGCTTGGGCCAGAGATACTGTTCATCTTGAAATAAATGATGAGGAAATTGAAGAGGTGGTATCATTAGGTCATTCACCGGTTTCAGCTGATTCAGAATTTGAATTGATTGATGTCAATAATGGTTTAAGAGCTGATTTTGACAGTTTGAAGGATGAAGTGAAAGGCAAAATTGCTTTAGTGTACATTGGGATTTTAGATGGAAGCCCTGAAGGATTGAAAAATATTCATAGATCAGAAAAAACAGCTTTAGCTATTGAGTATGGAGCAGAAGGAATTATTATTATAAATCAAGTTCCTGGTGGTGTTTTATTAACAGGGACAGCGTCTGTTACAGGGAGTTTAATTGATATTCCTGCTGTTTGTATTAGTTATGAAAAGGGGATGGAGTTGAAAAAACAACTTGCAGAAGGTGAAGAGTTGGTTGCTCATATTCAAATGAGCAATAAAAGTGAGGTAATTAAATCTAGAAATGTAATTGCTACTTTACCTGCGAAAGATAAATCAGATGAAGATATTATAATTGGGGGTCATTTAGACAGTTGGGATTTATCAACGGGAGCAATTGACAACGGAATTGGTATTGCTGCAATTTTAGATATAGCGCGTACCTACAAAGCTTTAAACCTTGAGCCGAAAAGAAATATAAAATTCGTAATGTTCATGGGGGAAGAGCAAGGGCTATTAGGTTCAAAACAAATGGTTAAAATGCTAAATGAAAACGATGGTTTAGAGAATGTAGCATACATGATGAACATTGATATGAGTGGAAATCCTAAAGGTTATAATGCATCTGGTAGAGATCAGATGGTGTCTATTTATGATAAAATAGGAAAGGATATTAAAGCAGTTGATTCAACCTATGAAAATGAAAATACAAGCAAAGCTGGGCTTCATTCTGATCATCAGTCATTTATGATGGAAGGTGTTCCAGTTGTTGGTTTAGTAGGCAATCTAGAAAGAAAAGTATACAGCTATTATCATTCCAATGGAGATGACTTTTCATTGGTAAATAAGGAACATCTTGAGAACACCGTACGTTTCTCAGCTATGTTCTTATGGGAATTAGCAAATTTAGATGAAATCCCGGCTAAGAAATTAAACTTTGAGCAAACGAAGCAATTCTTAATCGATCAAGGTTTAAAAGAAGAGTTAGAATTAGGTAATGAATGGAAGTGGGGAGAATAATAAATTAATAAACAATTAACCAATATATAAAATTATGGCAGAATTTGAATTTGATGGGGACAAAGCAAAAGAGTCCTTTCAAAAAATAATCAAAAATATACGACTGATAATTGTAGCACTTGTAGTAGTAGTAGCAATATTTAGTACGTTTTTTCAGGTAGGTGCTGAAGAAGTAGGAGTTGTAACCAGATTAGGTGCATATAATAGAACACTTGAACCTGGTTTAAATTTTAAAATTCCCTTTGTGGAATCAGTTACAAAGGTTCCAGTTGAGCGTCAACAAAAACAAGAATTTGGTTTCAGAACTACTAGTGCAGGTATTCAATCTACCTTTACGAAAAGAGGAGCTGAAGGTGAATCATTAATGTTAACAGGAGATTTAAATTTAGCAGACGTAGAGTGGGTAGTACAATACAGAATTGACAATCCTTACAATTATCTTTTTAAAGTAAGAGACCCAGAAAATACGCTGAGAGATATTTCTGAATCAGGAATGAGGCAAATTGTAGGAGATAGAACGGTGAATGAAGTACTTACAGTAGGTAGGGCCGAGATTGCTGGTAAATTGAAGGTTCTCATTCAGGAACTATCAAATGAATATGAATTAGGGGTTAGAATTGAGCAAGTAGTATTGCAAGACGTTACTCCACCGGAACCAGTTCGAGCAGCCTTCAATGCTGTAAACGAAGCACAGCAAGAAAAAGAGACTCTTATTAACCAAGCAAAATCTGAATACAATAAAGTAATTCCGAAGGCTAGAGGTCAAGCTGAAGAAACCATTCAAAAGGCAGAAGGTTATGCTACCGAAAGGGTGAATAATTCTAAAGGGGAAGTAGCTAGATTTAATGAGCTGTACAAAGAGTATGTAAAAGCTCCTGGAGTTACTAAAACTCGTATTTATTTAGAAACTATGCAGGAAGTGGTTCCTAAATTAGGCGATAAAATTATTACTGATGAAGAGGGCAGTAATGTGTTACCATTATTAAATATGGCAACTCAATCAAGTAAAAAGGTAAATCAGTAATCATTATAAAATATTAATAGAATTATTATGAAAAAGTCATTAGTAAGCATATTAGTAATTGTAGTGGTTGCTTTAATCGTAATCGCTCAAGGATCATATATAGTTAGAGAATCTGAGCAAGTAATTATTACTCAGTTTGGTAAGCCAGTAGGCGATGCCGTGAAAGATGCAGGAATTCATTTTAAAATTCCTTTTATTCAAACTGCGAACTTTTTTGAAAAGCGTTATTTAGAATGGGATGGTGATCCTAATCAAGTTCCTACAAAAGATAAGAAGTTTATTTTTGTAGATACTTATGCCAGATGGCAAATTACAGATCCATTACAATTCTATAAGCGTTTAACCAACGAAAGAGGTGCTCAATCAAGGTTAGATGATATTTTGGATGGTGAAACTAGAGATTTTATCGCAAATAATTATTTAGAAGAAGCGGTGAGAACCAGTAATAGAACCCCTATTTCAAGTGGGGCGATTAGTGAAATTGTTGAAGATAGCTTAGTTCAAATAAATGTTGGTCGTGATAGTATACAAGAATACATTCAAAAATCTGCAAATCTTCAAACCAAAGATCTGGGGATTGAGATTTTAGACTTCCGTTTTAAAAGAATAAACTATGTGGAAGAAGTAAGAACCCAAGTTTATGAAAGAATGAAAAGTGAGCGATTTAGGATTGCTGATAAGTTTAGATCAGAAGGGCAGGGAGAAGCTTCAAGAATTAATGGTGAGAAAGAAAGAGAGCTGAAAAGCATTCAATCGGAGGCATTTAGAGTAGCTGAAGAAATTAAAGGTAAGGCAGATGCCGAGGCTGCTGCTATTTATTCCAATGCATATAATAAGAATGGATCTTCAAGGGAACTATATTCTTTTATGAAATCAATGGAGACCTTCAGAAAAACTTTTAATGATGAAACAACTGTGATATTATCAACTGATAGTGATTTGTATAAGTATTTAAAATCTATGCAGTAAGAAAATAATGCAATCAAATTAAACAAAAAAAGCAGCTTAAAAAGCTGCTTTTTTTGTTTGTGTAAATATCATTTAACATTTGTTAAATCATTTATAATAAGTTTTACTTAATCATTCGTTCGAAAGCTCGAAATTAAAACTATTTATTTGTTGCTCTAATTTCATGACATAATCAACAGATTGTTCTATCATAGTGTGTTGAGCTTGTATTTGTTCTTTCAAGAAAGATATTTCATTATTAAGATTATCGATTTTTGCTTCATAATCTTTTTTTAATCTTTCTTTCTCTTCTTTTGCTCTTTGAAGTTGTACTTTGTAAAAATAAAATGATTCTGGAACTCTACTCATACATAAGTAATTAACCGTTTATCAAAAATGTTTTAAAAATTGAATAATTTATTCAATCAGTTAATTAATGTATGCTTTGAAAATCTCCTTTATCAATCCTTTTTCTTAAGTTTTTTACCTCTTTACTTAATTTATCTGCGTATTCAACTGCATTTTTAAGCATATCTTGTTGAGCCATTAATTGTTCTTTCAAATAAGCAACTTCTTTCTTAAGACCACCTACTTGACTTTCATAATTATTTTTTAATAGCTTGATTTCGGCTTTTGCATTTTCTAATTCTGCTTTAAGCTGAATCATTGTATTATCTGCCATTATTAGTTTTAATTATCTATTGCATCTTGAATATCCTTCTTATATTGAATATCCATCTCATTAAATTTAAGATTAGGATTTTCTTCTTTTATTTTTTCTCTACCTATCTTAACACTTTGCTGAAATACTTTATTATCAGGTAATATTTTTCTATGTATTTTTAAGCCTTTGTGCCACATATCCTCTTTCCACTCAGTAAAATACCATTCCATAGAAGGTTGATGAAATACGGTTAACTTTCTCTTATCAAATATTAATTTCTTGATATTTTTAGATTCTACTAAGTTGCCTATTTCATTAAAAATATTTTTAAATTCTTCTATAGGTATGTAAGTACTCTTTGCTTCTACAACAGCTATTGCTTTACCTTCTACAAAAGAAATTTTAGCATGTTCACCTTCATGATGTGTTACTAAATTGTCGTTCATAGCTTCTACTTCGTTGCTCATAATGTTAAAAATTGTTTTTTTCTAAAAATTAAAATACTAACAATAAACTATGTTAAAGGTTTAAGAAAGTTAGATATTTCTAATTCTTTCCATCCCTCCATCAACTCCAATTATTTGACCTGTAATCCAGCTATTTTCACTATCAAGTAAGAATTCAGCTGCATTGCTTATGTCTTCAGCTTTACCGTATCTTCCAATTGGGTGTCTTTTGTCGGAGGCTTCTTTCTTTTCGTCAGTAGATAATAGATTTTTAGCTAATGGAGTATCTGTTAAGCTTGGAGCCACTAAATTCACTCGTATTTTTTTGCTAGCTAGTTCAGCTGCCAAACTTAATCCGAATCCTTGTAAAGCCCCTTTAGCTGCAGCAATGGAAGCATGAAATGATAATCCCGTATTAGCAGCTACTGTACTAAATAGCACAATGCTTGATCCTTTTGCATTTTTTAAAGATTTAAGAGATTTCTGAATGACTAAGGCAGCTCCCACTGTATTTAATCTGAAATCATTTAGATAATCGTTTTCTTTAATGCTTTGAAATGGTTTTAAGTTAATACTTCCTGGACAATAAGCTAAACCATGTAAAGTATCAGGAAGCTCATTGAGTTCATCCTTTATGTCTAATACATCAAGCTCAATAAATTGAAAATCACCAGATAAATCTGGTTTAGTTCTAGAAGCTAGTATAAGATTTGCTCCCTTATCTTGAAGTTTTTTAGCTAAACTCAGGCCTATACCCGAACTAGCCCCAACTATTAATATATTTTTATCTTCAAATGACATATTTTAGTGTTTAATATTTGCTTATAAACATTAAACACTTGTGAATGTTTAGGAAGATTTGATTGATTTATTAAATGAAACTATAACTATTATAAATTATTCAATGGAAATAAAAAAGCCAACTATATTATAGCTGGCTTAATATTGAAATGTTTATATAAATATATTAGTGATTAGGAGAATTTATGTAATCCAAAAATTCTCTTCTTGTTGCTTCGTCATTAAATTTACCTCCAAAATATGAAGTACCTGTTCTACTATTAGTATCACCAACACCACGTGAAGAAACACACATATGATTAGCATCCATAACAACTGCTACGTTTTCCGTTTCTAGAACTTCTTTTAATTCTTCAGCGATTTGTACTGTTAGTCTTTCTTGTACCTGAGGTCTTTTTGAGAAATACTGAACAATTCTATTGATTTTAGAAAGACCAATTACTTTTCCACTGGAAATATAAGCCACATGAGCTTTTCCGTAAATTGGAACAAAATGATGCTCGCAATGAGAGTAGAAAGTTATATCCTTCTCTACTAACATTTGGCTGTATTTATATTTGTTATCAAAAAGCTTTGGCTTTGGCTTATTAAGTGGATTTAAACCACTAAAAACTTCCTTTACATACATTTTAGCCACACGCTGTGGAGTTCCCTTCAAACTATCATCACTCAAATCCATTCCAAGAATATGCATAATCTCTTTAAAATGTTTAGCAATCATCTCCATTTTAAGCTCATCATCCATTTCAAATGCATCAGCGCGTAAGGGAGTTTCAAAATTTGATGCTACATGATCATCTCCAAATTCATCAATATTTTCCAAATCTTTTTTATTCTGCGGGGTATTCAACATAATTTCTTTCAGTTTCGTATAGTTTAACTTTTAATTCTTTGTTAGGGTCTATTTTTTCCCTCAATAAATTAAAAATTACAACAGCAATGTTTTCAGCTGTAGGATTTAAATTTTGGAATTCTGTGGTATCTAAATTTAGATTTTTGTGGTCAAACCTATCCAAAATTGTTTCCTTTATTAAGTCACTAAGCACTTTCATATCCATTACGTATCCAGTTTCTGGATCAACCTCACCAGTTACTCTAACGATTAATTCATAGTTATGACCATGAAAATTAGGATTGTTACACTTACCGAATATTTTTTGATTTTTCTCCTCTGACCAATTAGGATTATTCAATCTGTGTGCAGCGTTAAAATGCTCTTTTCTGAAAACTGTTACTTTCATTTAAATATATTTATTGAAGGTCAAATATACGGCAATAACTACAAAAGAGTTATAAGTGTTTAATAGAAAACTCATATAAGTTAAACAGAGTGGTACTGATAATACATGTGGATACATTAAAATATTGATATTCAGTGCATTAATAAATTATACTTTTTTATAAATATTTGCTTATAGATAATTTCTATATTTAGGGTTTAAACTTCATGCATTATATATGAAATATCTATATTTCACGGTTTTTCTTTTACTATCCATTTCATCTTTTGCGCAGATCAATCCTGATAACATTGACATTGTCCGTGATAAATGGGGCGTTGCCCATATCTACGCTGAAACGGATGCAGAAGTGGCCTATGGTTTAGCCTGGGCCCATTCCGAAGATGATTTTGAAACTATTCAATCAACCTTACTAGCAGGCAAGCTAATGGCTGGCAGGCAATTCGGAAAAGATGGAGCTGGAATAGATTTCTTTACGCAATTTATTGGCGCGCCTGAATTGGTAAAAGATAAAAAGAATGAGCTTTCGTCAGAATTTTTAGCACTGTTGAATGGCTATGTACAAGGAATAAATTCTTATGCCGTTTATCATCAGGATGAAATTTTGCACAGAAAACTGTTTCCTATAGCTGAAGATGATATGTTAACTGCTTTTGTCCTCTCTCTATCAGCCATGAGTGGGGCTGATAAAGTGATAGGTGATTTGGTAGCCAATAAGAAGTTTAATAATCCCTACGTGGGAATAGGATCTAATGCGATTGCTTTATCGCAAAATAAAACGAGTACTGGAGAAAGTTTTTTAGCTGTAAATTCACATCAACCTTTTGAAGGACCAGCCAGTTGGTATGAAGTGCATTTAAATAGTGAAGAAGGTTGGAATATGTTGGGTTCCTTGTTTCCAGGCAGTCCTACGATATTTCATGGAGTAAATGAGAACTTGGGATGGGCACATACTGTCAATCATCCCGATAAAATGGATGTTTATCAACTCAGAATGCATCCGGAAAAGAAAGATCATTATTATTTTGATGGAGATCTAATACAGTTAGAGAAGAAAAAAGCTAAACTGAAGGTTAAATTGTTAGGACTTCCGATTCCGCTGTCCAAAACCTACTATGAAAGTGTTTATGGTCCGACA is drawn from Marivirga arenosa and contains these coding sequences:
- a CDS encoding M20/M25/M40 family metallo-hydrolase, giving the protein MKNLKITANLLLINLVLIAFTSCQKNQKEEENVLASINNEVKQNSKAYSNLQTITSEIGHRLTGSENGKEAEQYTYDLLKSYGYDQVEFHEFEVEAWARDTVHLEINDEEIEEVVSLGHSPVSADSEFELIDVNNGLRADFDSLKDEVKGKIALVYIGILDGSPEGLKNIHRSEKTALAIEYGAEGIIIINQVPGGVLLTGTASVTGSLIDIPAVCISYEKGMELKKQLAEGEELVAHIQMSNKSEVIKSRNVIATLPAKDKSDEDIIIGGHLDSWDLSTGAIDNGIGIAAILDIARTYKALNLEPKRNIKFVMFMGEEQGLLGSKQMVKMLNENDGLENVAYMMNIDMSGNPKGYNASGRDQMVSIYDKIGKDIKAVDSTYENENTSKAGLHSDHQSFMMEGVPVVGLVGNLERKVYSYYHSNGDDFSLVNKEHLENTVRFSAMFLWELANLDEIPAKKLNFEQTKQFLIDQGLKEELELGNEWKWGE
- a CDS encoding 6-pyruvoyl trahydropterin synthase family protein, giving the protein MKVTVFRKEHFNAAHRLNNPNWSEEKNQKIFGKCNNPNFHGHNYELIVRVTGEVDPETGYVMDMKVLSDLIKETILDRFDHKNLNLDTTEFQNLNPTAENIAVVIFNLLREKIDPNKELKVKLYETERNYVEYPAE
- a CDS encoding nucleoside deaminase, giving the protein MDIEFWMKMAIDLAKESKTPYGAIIVDPEGQHVSAYNTTIHDGAVAHAEINAIQKMKQLDYDRAEELTLITTVEPCPMCMSAIIWAGIGEVIYGCDIPTAANYGKQINIRSKAVAAEAWYAPIISGGVLEEECQKLFDSN
- the folE gene encoding GTP cyclohydrolase I FolE yields the protein MLNTPQNKKDLENIDEFGDDHVASNFETPLRADAFEMDDELKMEMIAKHFKEIMHILGMDLSDDSLKGTPQRVAKMYVKEVFSGLNPLNKPKPKLFDNKYKYSQMLVEKDITFYSHCEHHFVPIYGKAHVAYISSGKVIGLSKINRIVQYFSKRPQVQERLTVQIAEELKEVLETENVAVVMDANHMCVSSRGVGDTNSRTGTSYFGGKFNDEATRREFLDYINSPNH
- a CDS encoding SDR family NAD(P)-dependent oxidoreductase translates to MSFEDKNILIVGASSGIGLSLAKKLQDKGANLILASRTKPDLSGDFQFIELDVLDIKDELNELPDTLHGLAYCPGSINLKPFQSIKENDYLNDFRLNTVGAALVIQKSLKSLKNAKGSSIVLFSTVAANTGLSFHASIAAAKGALQGFGLSLAAELASKKIRVNLVAPSLTDTPLAKNLLSTDEKKEASDKRHPIGRYGKAEDISNAAEFLLDSENSWITGQIIGVDGGMERIRNI
- the hflK gene encoding FtsH protease activity modulator HflK translates to MAEFEFDGDKAKESFQKIIKNIRLIIVALVVVVAIFSTFFQVGAEEVGVVTRLGAYNRTLEPGLNFKIPFVESVTKVPVERQQKQEFGFRTTSAGIQSTFTKRGAEGESLMLTGDLNLADVEWVVQYRIDNPYNYLFKVRDPENTLRDISESGMRQIVGDRTVNEVLTVGRAEIAGKLKVLIQELSNEYELGVRIEQVVLQDVTPPEPVRAAFNAVNEAQQEKETLINQAKSEYNKVIPKARGQAEETIQKAEGYATERVNNSKGEVARFNELYKEYVKAPGVTKTRIYLETMQEVVPKLGDKIITDEEGSNVLPLLNMATQSSKKVNQ
- the hflC gene encoding protease modulator HflC, which codes for MKKSLVSILVIVVVALIVIAQGSYIVRESEQVIITQFGKPVGDAVKDAGIHFKIPFIQTANFFEKRYLEWDGDPNQVPTKDKKFIFVDTYARWQITDPLQFYKRLTNERGAQSRLDDILDGETRDFIANNYLEEAVRTSNRTPISSGAISEIVEDSLVQINVGRDSIQEYIQKSANLQTKDLGIEILDFRFKRINYVEEVRTQVYERMKSERFRIADKFRSEGQGEASRINGEKERELKSIQSEAFRVAEEIKGKADAEAAAIYSNAYNKNGSSRELYSFMKSMETFRKTFNDETTVILSTDSDLYKYLKSMQ